GAGGGGGACCTCCGCGCCCTCGGGAGCGTCGACGTGCCGCTCGCGGTAGGCGTCGCCCCAGTCGTCGGGAACGGCGACGCCGCGGGCGGTCAGCTCGTCGGCCACGGCGCGGGCGGGATCGTCGGGCGTCGTCGCCCGGACGAGCGTTCCGAAGAGGTCGAACGTAATCGCCACTGCCGTGTGATTAGCCCAATTCGACTTGAACGCGACGGTCGCGCGCCAGGGCGGACGGTATCGCCGACGCGCCTGCGTGCGACCATCGCCGTCACGCTTGCTACCGTGTGGCAAAGTGCTATAGTGGGAGGGGTCGAATCGGCGGTATGCATCGACCAGCGCTTCGGGCGGCGAGGCGCGAACTCGTGACCGCCGCCGGACGGACCGAGGGCCGCGTCGAGCGATGTCTGCACGGACAGGTGATCGAGCTGACGAAGCTAGTCGTGGAGGGGATCTCCGACCCGGAACGCCTCGATGCCCACGTCGAGGCGCTCGAGGAACTCGTGCCGGACGCGGGCGACGGGGCCGACCACGTGGAGCGGGCCATCGCCCGCGTCCGCGAGGTGCGCCGCGCGGCCGAGTCGACCTGAGAGTCGAGTCGACGTGAACGGTTTTGTCGGACGGTCGCGTAGCGGTCGCTATGGTTCGAGAGGAACTCCAGGCCGCGAGCGACGAACTGAACGAGGCGGCGTCGATGGCCGACGGCGAGACGAGAGAGCGCATCGAGGGGCAGGCCGACGAACTCGCCACCCTCGCGAGCGCCGAGCGGGGTCCCGATCAGGGGCGACTGGACCGACACATGAACATCCTGCGCGAGCTATCGGGCGACGCGGGCGACGGCGCGGAGCACGTCGAGCGCGCCCTCGAACACGTCGAGGAGTACCGGAAGGGCGTCAGCGGTATCTAGCCTCCGACGCGCCCTCCTCGAGCATCTTTCCCGCCGAGACGGCGATCTCCTCGAAGGCGTCGATGTCCATCTCGTCGGTCGTCATGAGCACGCCGTGGTCGCCCACGAGCACGCGGCTAATGAAACCGTCCGAGAAGACGCGGATGGTGAACTCGTACTCGCCGATCTCCGGTTCGGTGTCGGGTTCGAGCGAGAGTTCGGTGTAGCTGTGCTGGGCGTCGAATCCCTCCCGTTCGATCTCGACGAACCGCTCTTTCACCTCTCGAGCGCGCTCCTCGTTCGGGTAGAGGTCGCTTCGGAGGTAGAGCAGATCGAACGCGTCCGGCGTGAAGTAGATCACGCTACGGAGCGTGTCACCGACACCGGTTCGGCACGTGCTGACGAGTCCCTCCGCGAAGTCGACCGAGATGTCGGTTGACATACCGCCGATAGATCACGGGCGAGTATGAGCACATCGTACGTCGCCACCGCGGCCCGCGCGGTGAAGCGAGCGACGAGACGGCGACTGATACTGTCGGACGGACGCCGGGTCAGCCGTCCGTCACGTCGTTCGAGTCGTCCCCGCCCCGCTCGGACGCCCGCTCCCGTCCCTCGTCCGTCTCGCTCTCCGCCCTTCCGTCACCCGCCTCGCTCCCCCCACCCACCTCTCTCTCGCTGGCGGGCGCGTCCGCCGGAACGTCGAGGACGCCGTGCGGCGAGACCGCGAGCACCGGGATCGACGACGCGAGGAGGACCCGCTCGGTGGTGCTCCCGAGGAAGTGTTCGAACCCCTCCCGACCGCGGGTCCCCATCACGATGAGGTCGACGTCGTGGTCTTCGGCGTACTCGACGATGGCGGCGTGGACGTACAGGCCGTGTTCGAGCACCGGCACCGCGTCGACGCCCATCTCCTCGGCCTCCGCGACCAGGGCGTCGAGCGCGGCCTCGCCCGTCTCGCGAAACTCCTCGAGCGTCGTGCGCATGCTGTGTGCGCTGAAGAGCATCTTCTCGACGCTCTCGTCGACCACGTACAGGAGGTGCACCGTCGCGCCGACCGACCGGGCCAACTCGAAGGCGTGCTCGGCCGCGGCCGTCGCGATGTCGCTGCCGTCGGTCGGAACGAGGATGACGTCGTACATGGGCGACGGTGCGCGAGGACGGCACTTATACTGTCGGCCGTATCCGCCCCATCGTTCGGACGCGATCGAAACGGACGTAGTCGAAACGGACGCAGTCGATCGAACCGAGTGGGGTCGACGGTGCGACCGCCACGACCGACGACGTAGCCGCCTCCGAGCGGCGGGGGTATGCGTATAGCGCCAACGCCTATGCCAGTGCGTCGCACTGCTCCCCGTGGGCGTCGCTCCGCCGGGGAGCACTCCCAGTATCGGCACACGATTCGTGGTGGAGACGTGTCACACGTCATACGTTCCGGGGGGAGACCCTCCCCCACCCCACCGTGGACCGACGACGTTCCGTCGGAGAGACCGTTCTGGATCGCCGTCCGACACCTCGAATCGAGCGACCGCCGGCCCGAACACGTCGACTGGATCGTCGCGGGAGGGCGGTGGCCGCACCCGGACTACGCGGACTCGTCGGGGACCCGCCGGTAGTGCGTCCCCCTGACGACGACGCCGTCCTCCACGACTCGTACCTCGCGCAGGGGAAGCTCGCCGGCGAGGTGGGCGTCGCAGATCTCGCTGCCGGTGACGCGCGTCCCATCTGCCGCCTCGTAGAGGGGCATGTACGACGGGAGGGCCCGGACGCACTTACGCTGTCGGCCGGTCCCCGTACCGACCGGTCGGCACCCCGGACATCGACGCTCGCGAACCGGAGCCGGCCGACGGGCGTGGTCCCGGCGACGACTCGACGCCGGTGAACGGCGTCGGCTCCGTTTACACGCTGTGGCCGACCGTCTCGTCCCGCGTCGAGGAGACGTTCCGCCCCTTGCGTCGGTTACGGGGAGGGTCTGCGTCCCTCGATCGGGACGCTGTAAGACGCACCCGATTCGCCGTGGGACTCACTGGTTCGAATCGGCTCAGGGGGGCGTTTCACTGCTCACTGCATCCCCGGGAGAAGTCCGCCCTCCCCGATTTGAACGCCGGAAGACGGTTCCGCTCGCTACGCTCGCGGACTGCGACTTCCGAGCACGAAATCGGCTCGGCCGGATGTACACGACAAATCCGCCCTCCCCGATTTGAACGGGGGGCAAGTCGATCTACAGTCGACTGCTCTGCCAGACTGAGCTAAGGGCGGTCCATCGGATAGGAGCGGCGCGCGGAATTTAACCCTTATCCTTCGGTCGCGTCGGTCACGTGTCCGACGGAGGAGGAAGATTCATATATCCTAACCAATATACGATACACGACCGGATGAGCAAGATCACGTTCCGCGCCGACGACGATCTCATCTCGCGATTGGAGGAGTACGACGCCTCCAAGAGCGAGGTCATGCGCGAGGCGCTCCGCGCGTACCTCGACGACGCGAGCGGCGCGTCGCGGACGTCGGGCGCGTCGGGCGCGTCGGACGCCGCACACGACCGCGAGCGTGATCCCGACCTCGATTCCCGCCTCGACGAGCGCGTCCGCGAGCGGGTGGACGCCGCCATCGACGAGCGCGTAGACGACATCGTCGCCGCCGTCCTCCCCGAAGTCCTCGCGCACGTGCGAGGGGACTACGCCCGACAGCCCCCGACCCGCGGGGCGCAGGACGTCAACCTCACCATCGCGGTGGAGGGGGCAGGTGCGGTCAGGGGGGCGCCCGACCGGGTCGACGCGGCTGGCACGCACGACGCAACCGGGACGACCGACGCCACCGACGCGACCGACGCCGCCGACGCGACCGCACGTAAGACACCGAACGACGCCGATCCGCGTCCGTCCGACGCCGCGCACGATCGTGACCGCGAGCGTGAACGCAAGCCTGAACCCGAACGCGCCTGCGGCCAGTGCGGCGAGGGGCTGTCGTCGTCGCACGTCTTCTGTCCGAACTGCGGCGAGAAGGCGAGCCACCGCGTCTTCTGCGAGTGCGGCGACGAGGTCCGCTCGGACTGGAGCTTCTGCCCGGGGTGCGGTCGTCGCACGCCAGCGGCGGACGTCCTCGACCGCCAGTAACGCCCGACGTTTACGACCTGTCCCGGACCGTGTCTTACATCAGGGCAAAGATTTATTATACGCCGGTATATGTAAACACCTGCGTAAGACGATCGTCTTACACGGGGCGGTCGCGGGGGGACGACCCGCGCCGTCTTGCGGTTTCGACGTGTAAGACGGATGGGCCGGTGTGACACGTGGCCCGCCGTCTTACCGGACACAAGGGGAAAACAACAATGGAGCGTGTGACACTACGGATTCCGAAGCAGCAGATCGAAGAGGTCGAACGCATGGTCGAGACGGGCGAATACCCGAACCGGAGCGAAGCGATCCGGGCCGCCGTGCGCGACATGATCAACGAAGAGAACGCGGAACGCCAGCGGCAGAACAAGCGTCCGTGGGCGAGAGCGTAGATGCAGGACATCGTCAACTCGGCGCTCGAGAACGCCGAGAAAGAGCAGCGCAAGATGTCCGGCGGGTCGGACGACGAGGAGTTCGGTGAACCCCGGATCGTCATCGTCGGCTGCGGCGGCGCGGGCAACAACACGGTCAACCGCCTGTACAACATCGGCGTCGACGGTGCCGAGACCGTCGCCATCAACACGGACAAGCAGCACCTCAAGATGATCGAGGCCGACACCAAGATCCTCGTCGGCAAGTCCCTCACCGCCGGGCTCGGGGCGGGCGGCGACCCCGAGATGGGCGAGCGCGCCACCGAGATGGCACAGGGGACGATCAAGGAGGTGCTCGGCGAGGCGGACCTCGTGTTCGTCACCGCCGGGATGGGCGGCGGCACCGGCACCGGTGCCGCGCCCGTCTGCGCGAAGATCGCGAAGGAGCAGGGCGCGATCGTCGTCGGGATGGTCTCGACGCCGTTCAACGTCGAGCGCGCCCGCACCGTGAAGGCCGAGGAGGGGCTCGAGGAACTCCGCAACGAGGCCGACTCGATAATCGTCCTCGACAACAACCGCCTGCTCGACTACGTGCCGAACCTGCCCATCGGCAAGGCGTTCTCCGTGATGGACCAGATCATCGCGGAGACCGTCAAGGGCATCTCCGAGACGATCACCCAGCCCTCCCTGATCAACCTGGACTACGCGGACATGTCCACGATCATGAACCAGGGCGGGGTCGCGGTGATGCTCGTCGGCGAGACCCAGGACAAGAACAAGACCGAGGAGGTGGTCAAGGACGCGATGAACCACCCGTTGCTCGACGTGGACTACCGCGGCGCGTCCGGCGGCCTCGTCCACATCACGGGCGGCCCCGACCTCACGCTGAAGGAGGCCGAGGGCATCGCCCAGAACATCACCGACCGCCTGGAGGCCAGCGCCAACGTCATCTGGGGGGCGCGCATCCAGGAGGAGTACAAGGGGAAGGTCCGCGTCATGGCCATCATGACCGGCGTCCAGTCGGCCCAGATCCTCGGGCCCACGACCCAGAAGCAGGCCGACGCCTCCCGGCAGGCGCTCGACAGCGACACCGCCGAGAACTACACCTACGGCGAGACCGACGGCGGCACGCCGGAACTCGAACAGAACAACGGTCTCGACGTCATCCGCTGATCGGCGTCGCGGCCGCGGATACCACCGATACCACCTGCGGATACCTTATTCCACCTCACGCGCCGAGCGCCGACAGCGTCCGTGCCGACGGTGCGACGCCGAGGCGTACCCGACGCGTCGACGCTGCCGCCGGCGAAAACGGACGTTTACGCTACGCGTCCTCGACCGCCTCGACCAGCTGGCACTTCCGGCACAGTCGGCGCGTCGTCGTCCCGCCGCAGCGCTCGCACTCGCGCATCTCCGGGCCCTCTCCCTCGCGGTAGCGCTCGGCGGCGATGCCAGCCAGTTCCTCGTAGCCGGCCATGATGGAGTGGCGCGTTCCGGGGTGGTTCTCCTCCAGCTCGAGGAGGAGGCGCTGGATCTCCCCGCGGTAGGCCTCGCTCGCGTGCGGGCACTCGGTGATGTGCGCAGGGAGGTCCCGCAGGTGGGCGTAGAGGGCGACCTCCTTCTCGGGGACGTCGCGCAGGGGTTTCGCGCGGGGGACGAACGCCTCGACCTCGGCGCGCTCGTCGAACCCCCCGAGGCTGGCGTCGAAGTGCTTCGCCACCTGGCTCACGTCCCCCTCGAGGACGTTCATCAGCGCGGTCTGGGCCTCGTCGTCGAGGTTGTGCCCGGTGAGGAGTTTGTCCGCGCCGAACTCCTCTGCGTACCGCGAGAGGAGGTCGCGGCGGAACACCCCGCAGTAGGCGCAGGGGGCCATCCCCATCGGGTCGGACTCGGCCACGTCGTCCATGCGGAGGCCGAACTCGTCCTCGTAGGTCACCACCTCGTGGCGGAGATCGAGGTCCGCCGCGAGGTCGAGGCAGGCGTCGAGCGACGCGTCGCGGTAGCCCTCGATCCCCTCGTGGATCGTGAGCGCGATCAGCTCCACGCGGGGGTCCTTCGCGAACGTCCCGTGGAGGAGGTGGGTGAGCACGACGCTGTCCTTCCCGCCGGAGAGGCCGACGACCCACGTCTCGGGGTCGTCGGGCGTCGCGTCCGGGGAGAGGAGGGCGTCCTCGCGGACGCGGCGGCGGACGCGCTTCTCGACCGACCGGCAGAAGTGCTTCTCGCAGAGGTGCAGCCCCGAGTACGCGGCGTGCATCACCGCCGGATTGCCGCACTTGTCGCAGTCCATTACCCCCGGCTATCCGATCGAGGGCAATCACCGTTACGCATACGGAGAAGCGAGAGGGGGGGTAGAGAGACAGAGCGTAGAGAGCCACGACGGAGAGAAGCACGGCATAGAGAGCGAGGGGGACGACGAGGGCAGACGGACGGTCGCGACCCCCGCCTCAGTCCAGGAGCCGCTCCTCTCGGGGGCCGTCCTCACCCGTCCCTTCCTCGTCGAAGGCGGCGAGGAGGACCGCCGCGAGCGCCCCCATCACCAGACAGAGCGCCGCGAGCACGACCGCCGCGAGGAGGTGGAGCTGCGCGAGTTCGACGACCACCATCAGCGCCCCGGCGAGCAGGAACGCCCCCGTCGGCGAGGGGAGCGACGGACCGACGCCCGGGAGGTCCGTCCGCCGCCCGATCGCCGCGAAGACGAGCGTGAGGAGCGTGACGACGACGAGGTCGAAGCTGAGCAACATGAACATCGCCGTGGCCCCTGCCGGCGAGGCGTCAGGGATCCCCACCTGCGCCAGCGACAGGGGCACCTCTACAGACAGCGGGATCATGACCGATGACACCCTCCGCTCGCGGAAATAGTTCGCGGCCAGTTGTTGTTCGAGACTGATTTCGTATCGCGACATATAATTTACCGAGTCGAACTGGTGCGAAAGAGAGCGGCGAAGAAACGGTTTTTCGTCCGCGGTGGTTACTGACGGCGATGACCCTCTCCCGCCAGGCGGCCGCAGAGCGCGTCGAGCGCCTCGTCGAGACGGTCGAGCGCGAGACGATGCCCGTCCCCGTCCGCGAGGTGTGGGTGTACGGCGACCTCGCGCTCGGCCTCGACCCGGTCGAGCGGATCGACGTCTACCTCACCAAGGACCTGCTCTTTCACGGCGACGCGGAGCGCGAGGAGGAATTCGTCGAGCGCCACGGCGTGCGCGGCGTCGGCAAGACCGTCTCCGCCGAGTGGGCCGACGAGCACCCCGAAGCCATCCGCGCTAACCGCAACGGGCACGTCGCCCCCGAGCGGTGCCTCGCCGCGCACCTCCTCGCGTCCGACGAGCCGATCCACCTCGAGGTGTGTAATACGGGGTTCGAGAACAACGTCACCCAGCGGCTGAAGGGTGCGGTCGCCCGCGAGGCGTACGAACAGATCCTCGACCCGCGCGGCGTCTGCCTGTGGGTCGACGGCACGCGCTCGGAGACGGCGTTCGAGAAACTGCGCGAGGGCGACCTGATCTTCCCCACGCTCGACGACGCGCTCGCGATGCTCGGCATGGACGAGGACGAGGCGCGCGAGGCCGCCGATGCGGTGAAAGCGTACCGCCGTGAGCAGGAGGGAATGACCGTCCGCGGCGACGTGGTCTGAGGGCGAACCAACGTCGTCCCTCGATCCGCTCGCTCGGCGCACTCGGTCGCGGACGGCTTCGTCGTCCGTTCGCGCTGTCCGCGGCCGCCACGCCGGCGTCGGCGGTGGCACTCGAATCGGTCGTTCGGCCCGTATATTTATGACAGAAAGCGGGACCAGAGCCCCCATGACGTGAGAGTCGTCGTGAGGTGCTCCGCGGTTGTGCGACGCCACACCTCACGGAATCGGTCGCGGCGTCGCCTGTCCGCCAGGACGTTTTGCTTCATGAGCGGCTGCGCCGCCCGCTAGCAAAGCGCCCACTGAAACCGCGGCACTCTCCGCGGTCGTTCGGCTCGTCTCCTCCGCTCACCCCGAGACGGACCGAACGGATCAGCCCGTCCGCCGACCGGGTCGGTCAGGGGACTCGCCCCACCGTCACGTGGAAGGGGACGACCTCCCGCCGCCGGTACTCGCCCCTCCCCATCTGCTCGACGACGCGCCGCCCCATCGCGCGCCAGTCCGCCCGGAGCGCGTCGTACTCGTCGTCGGTCAGACCGCCGGCGAGCAGCGTCTCGCGCTGGCTCCCCAGGCGCGACGCCGTCGCCTTGCGCCTCGCTCCCTCCAGCGCCCGCTCGTCGTACGGCGGTTCGACGATCCGCGCGTGGTCGTAGCGGCGCGTCTCGACGTCGACGAGCCCCGCCTCGCGGAAGAGTCCCGGCACCGCGCCGAGGGTCACGTCCGTCGGGACGCCGGCGACGTAGCGCTCGCGGGCGCGGGCGGCGAGGCGCTCCTCCGCCGGGACGGTCGAGTCGACCGTCACCGCCCCGTTATCCGGTTCGACCGCCGCCACGAGGTCCGACGACGCGCGGCGGAACTCGCGCACCGCGGCGACCGGGTCGGGGAGGTTGATCAGGAGGGCCTGACAGACCACCAGGTCCGCCGCCCCGTCGCGGACGGGCATCGAGAGCGCGTCGGCGCGAACGGGAGAGACCGGTTCGGAAACCGCTTCGAGGAGGTCGGCGTCGCGGTCGAGTCCGACTACGCGGGCGGCGTCGGGGGCGTCCGCCGCCAGCACGGCCGAGAGTTCGCCCGTCCCGCAGCCCACGTCGAGGATCGTCGCCCGGTCGGGCAGCGAGAGCGGTGCGAGCGCGTCGCGTGCCTCCCACATCCCCTCTCGGGTCGCGGCCAGGTAGTCGGCGGAGAACCGGCGCATTACCGTGTGGTGGAAGCGACGGCGTGAAAACGGTGCGGTTACGCGCCGAACCGGCGACGGGCGATCACGGAGGCGAGCACCGACCCGACGAGAGCGATCAGGACCGATTCGGGGTCGAACCCGTTCGCGACGACGGCGACGGCCGTGACTTCGAGGAATGCGACCAACGCGACGACCGACGTGACACCGACGGCGGCGAACCGGCGAGAGTCGAACTGGCGGGGGTCGAACCGGCGGCGCGCGAGGGTGCCGACGGCGAGTCCGACGACGAGCGGAACGGCGACGAGGATCGCCGCGGCCTCGACGACGGAGCGTCCGGTCAGGGCGGCGACGTCCGCGACCGACAGCGCGAGGAGGACGGCGAGGACGCCGTTCGCGAGGAGGAGTGCGAAGGGGAACTCGGAGTCGGAGAGCATGCGTTCCGGTGCGCGTACTGTCACCGCATAGTCGTTTCTACCCCGAGAGGCGAAACGGGGAGGGCGAGGTGCCGGTGTCGCCTCAGTCCTTCCGGAGTTCCCGGACGCGCTCGATGTTCCACTCGAAGCCCCTGCCGTCCTCGGTGGGCGTCTCGAGCACGAGCGGCACGTCCTCGATGCGCGGGTCGTTGACGAGCGCCTTCATGCCCTCGACGCCGATCTCGCCCTCGCCGACGTGGGCGTGTTCGTCCTTGTGCGTCCCGCAGGCGTGCTTCGAGTCGTTGAGGTGGACGCACTGCAGGTGCTCCAGACCGACCACGTCGTCGAACTCGGTGAGCGTGTCCTTCGCGCCCTTCGCGGTCGAGAGGTCGTACCCCGCGGCGAAGGCGTGGGCCGTGTCGAGACAGACGTCGAGGTCCTGGTCGCTGTCGTCGAGGACGGTTGCGAGGTGCTCGAACTCGCCGCCCAGCTTGGTGCCGCTGCCCGCGTCGGACTCGACGAGGACGGTGACGTCGTGTGGAACATCGAGTTCGGAGAGCGCGCTCGCGGCGTTGGCGAGGCCGGTCTCGACGCCCGCGCCGGTGTGCGCGCCGAGGTGGACGTTCACGTAGGGGATGTCCAGCTTCTCGGCGGCGTCGACCTCCCGCTGCATCGAGGCGATGGACTTCGCGCGCAGGTCGTCCTTCGGGGTGCAGAGGTTGACGAGGTACGAGGAGTGGATGACCCACGGCCCGTCGAGGTGGGCCGCGGTCCCCTCCCGGAACTCGGCGGCCTCCTCGTCGTCGATGTTCGGATCCTGCCACACCTGCGGCGAGTGGGTGAAGATCTGCCCGCAGTTGCCGCCGACCGCCACCTCGTTCTCGACGGCGTTGTGGACGCCGCCCGCGACCGAGACGTGTGCTCCGACTCGTAGCATTTCTAGCTATAACTACTCGTTGTCGGGCATAGGGACTTCGGAAATCGGCTAGCAGTTGCTGGAGGGGGCCAAAGAGACAGGAGCGAAAACGGCTGCAAAGCCCTCGCGCTCTCGACTCCCGCGGCTCGTTGCGCTCCTCGGGCGCTTCGCGCCCTGCGGTGCTTACGTCGCCGAGGTTCGCCGAGAGCGCTCGCCCTTTGCGATTCCGCCAGGAGCCGCGTCGGGATTCCTACTCGACTCCGTCGGGCGCGCACAGAAGCGCGCCCAGCCGCACGGCGACGTGGCCGGGAGGGCGGCTCGTCGCCCGACCCGGGGGAGGGCAGGCGTGCGGTGCGGTACGGTACGGTGCAATCCCTGGCGTCTCCGTGAGCGAGCCGTCAGGCGAGCGAACGGGGCTCAAGAGACGAGTACGACGAGTCTCCTGGTGGACTGAAAGGGCGAGGGCTCTCGGGGAAGTCCGACACCGCAAGCACCGGAACCGAGCGAGTGGCACGAGCGAGGTGAGGAGCGCAGCGTGTGGCGCACGACCCGAGAGCCCGAGGGCTTTCGAGATGGTATCGACACCGTCACAGCGTATCGAGGGCTTTCGAGGCAGTAGCCCCGTCACAGCCACCAATGAAAGATCACCGAAACGACTATGCCAACGGATCGACCCGCTCCCGGTTCCACGCGTCGCTGTCGAACTTCTCCGCGGCGATCTCCTCCGCTCGCTCCAGTTCCGCGTCGGTCCAGGTGCCCTCCTCGGCGTCGGCCCACTCCCGGAGCGACGCCTCCAGCGTCGCGACCGCCTCCCCCCGGGAGATGTCACTGTGCTCGTCGATGCCCGTGACGCGCTCGCGGTACGCCGCCGGCGTCACGTCCGCGCCGGCGAAACAGCCGAGGGTGCGCTCGGCGCGCACCGAGTAGGTGAGCGAGCCGTGCTGGATGACGCTGTCGCGGCGACGGTACTGCGCGTTGCCCGAGAGCTTGCGCCCCGCGTAGACCACGTCGTGGGCGGGGTGCAGCTCCCGGAGGTAGCACGCGGGGTGGTGGAGTTCGGGGCGCTCCTCCTCGGCGAAACCGGCGGGAACGCCCATCGCCGCGCAGGCGTCGAGGAGCGGGCGACACAGCAGCTCGTAGGTCTCCATCAGGTCGCCCGGGAGTTCCGCGGCGGGGGCGACGATCGAGTAGGAGACGTCGCCCTCGCGATCGTGGTAGATCGCGCCGCCGCCCGTCGGACGCCGGGTGACGGTGATCCCCTCGCGCTCGCAGAACGACCAGTCGATGTCGGCGGGATCCTGGTGGTAGCCGAGCGACAGGGTGCTCGGGTCCCACTGGTAGACCCGGACGGTCCGCGGCCCGCCGGCGGCGGCGGTCTCGGCCGCGACCGCGTCGAGCGCCATGCACATCGGCCCCGGCAGCGACTCCTCGCGGATCAACCGCCACTCGCGGTCGGCGAGGGAGTCCGCGTCGGTTGCGTCGGCCTCGGTTTCCATGCCCCTGCTACCGGGGCGGCCCGGGAAAGCGGTTGCGCCGCGCGGACGACGGACGGGAAGCGAGGGATGCGAGAGGGGGCGACGACAAGAGGGTGCGAGGGAGGACGACGAGGGGATGTGAGGGAGGACGAGAGACGAGAGGCGTCGAGGGGGCAGCTAAAGGGTTCTTTAGCGAGGGCTTATCCGCCGGGCGTACGCAGGACGAGTATGGAAAACGACGACGCGGTGCTGAAGACCGGCACCACCACGGTCGGCCTCCGGACCGCCGAGGGTGTCGTGCTGGCCGCCGACCGCCGGGCCAGCCTCGGCGGTCGGTTCGTCTCGAACAAGCGGGCGATGAAGATCGAACAGGTGCACCCGCGGGCCGCCGTAACGATGGCCGGGACCGTGGGCGGCGCGCAGGCGTTCATCCGCCAGCTCCGAGCGGAGGCGAGCCTCTACGAGGCCCGGCGCGGCCGACCGATGGACCTGGACGCGCTGGCACAGACCGCCGGACAGCTCCTGCGCGGAACGCCCGCCAGCCCGGTCCTGGGCGGCGTCGACGTGTCGACCGCGTCGGCCGGTCGGACCGGGTCCGACGGGAGAGCCGGGGGCGACGCGGACGCGAACGGCGAGCCGCGCGTGTTCAGCATCGACGGCGCGGGCGGCGTGCTGGAGGACGCCTACACCGCGAGCGGGAGCGGCACGACGCTCGCCACCGGCGCGTTAGAGCGCGGCTACCGCGAGGACCTCACGCTGGAGGAGGGCGTCCGGGTGGCCGTCGAGGCGGTCGCGAGCGCCCTGGAGCGCGACACGGCGAGCGGGAACGGCGTGACCGTCGCGCGGATCACCGCCGACGGCGTGACGATCGACACCCACGACGACGTGACGGAGGTGCTCGAATGATGCGCGGCGACGACCGGCAGGCGTACGACCGGGGCAGTAACATCTTCTCGCCCGACGGGCGGCTCTACCAGGTGGAGTACGCCCGCGAGGCGGTCAAGCGGGGGAGCGCGAGCGTCGGAATCCGGGTTGACGAGGGCGTCGTCCTCGCGGCGGCGCGTCGGGTCCGCTC
The Halomarina pelagica DNA segment above includes these coding regions:
- a CDS encoding DUF7553 family protein; the protein is MHRPALRAARRELVTAAGRTEGRVERCLHGQVIELTKLVVEGISDPERLDAHVEALEELVPDAGDGADHVERAIARVREVRRAAEST
- a CDS encoding DUF7553 family protein, giving the protein MVREELQAASDELNEAASMADGETRERIEGQADELATLASAERGPDQGRLDRHMNILRELSGDAGDGAEHVERALEHVEEYRKGVSGI
- a CDS encoding DUF7522 family protein, which gives rise to MSTDISVDFAEGLVSTCRTGVGDTLRSVIYFTPDAFDLLYLRSDLYPNEERAREVKERFVEIEREGFDAQHSYTELSLEPDTEPEIGEYEFTIRVFSDGFISRVLVGDHGVLMTTDEMDIDAFEEIAVSAGKMLEEGASEARYR
- a CDS encoding universal stress protein; its protein translation is MYDVILVPTDGSDIATAAAEHAFELARSVGATVHLLYVVDESVEKMLFSAHSMRTTLEEFRETGEAALDALVAEAEEMGVDAVPVLEHGLYVHAAIVEYAEDHDVDLIVMGTRGREGFEHFLGSTTERVLLASSIPVLAVSPHGVLDVPADAPASEREVGGGSEAGDGRAESETDEGRERASERGGDDSNDVTDG
- a CDS encoding double zinc ribbon domain-containing protein; the protein is MSKITFRADDDLISRLEEYDASKSEVMREALRAYLDDASGASRTSGASGASDAAHDRERDPDLDSRLDERVRERVDAAIDERVDDIVAAVLPEVLAHVRGDYARQPPTRGAQDVNLTIAVEGAGAVRGAPDRVDAAGTHDATGTTDATDATDAADATARKTPNDADPRPSDAAHDRDRERERKPEPERACGQCGEGLSSSHVFCPNCGEKASHRVFCECGDEVRSDWSFCPGCGRRTPAADVLDRQ
- a CDS encoding ribbon-helix-helix domain-containing protein; amino-acid sequence: MERVTLRIPKQQIEEVERMVETGEYPNRSEAIRAAVRDMINEENAERQRQNKRPWARA
- the ftsZ gene encoding cell division protein FtsZ: MQDIVNSALENAEKEQRKMSGGSDDEEFGEPRIVIVGCGGAGNNTVNRLYNIGVDGAETVAINTDKQHLKMIEADTKILVGKSLTAGLGAGGDPEMGERATEMAQGTIKEVLGEADLVFVTAGMGGGTGTGAAPVCAKIAKEQGAIVVGMVSTPFNVERARTVKAEEGLEELRNEADSIIVLDNNRLLDYVPNLPIGKAFSVMDQIIAETVKGISETITQPSLINLDYADMSTIMNQGGVAVMLVGETQDKNKTEEVVKDAMNHPLLDVDYRGASGGLVHITGGPDLTLKEAEGIAQNITDRLEASANVIWGARIQEEYKGKVRVMAIMTGVQSAQILGPTTQKQADASRQALDSDTAENYTYGETDGGTPELEQNNGLDVIR
- the ncsA gene encoding tRNA 2-thiolation protein NcsA, which gives rise to MDCDKCGNPAVMHAAYSGLHLCEKHFCRSVEKRVRRRVREDALLSPDATPDDPETWVVGLSGGKDSVVLTHLLHGTFAKDPRVELIALTIHEGIEGYRDASLDACLDLAADLDLRHEVVTYEDEFGLRMDDVAESDPMGMAPCAYCGVFRRDLLSRYAEEFGADKLLTGHNLDDEAQTALMNVLEGDVSQVAKHFDASLGGFDERAEVEAFVPRAKPLRDVPEKEVALYAHLRDLPAHITECPHASEAYRGEIQRLLLELEENHPGTRHSIMAGYEELAGIAAERYREGEGPEMRECERCGGTTTRRLCRKCQLVEAVEDA
- a CDS encoding DUF7095 family protein, with translation MTLSRQAAAERVERLVETVERETMPVPVREVWVYGDLALGLDPVERIDVYLTKDLLFHGDAEREEEFVERHGVRGVGKTVSAEWADEHPEAIRANRNGHVAPERCLAAHLLASDEPIHLEVCNTGFENNVTQRLKGAVAREAYEQILDPRGVCLWVDGTRSETAFEKLREGDLIFPTLDDALAMLGMDEDEAREAADAVKAYRREQEGMTVRGDVV
- a CDS encoding methyltransferase domain-containing protein; the encoded protein is MRRFSADYLAATREGMWEARDALAPLSLPDRATILDVGCGTGELSAVLAADAPDAARVVGLDRDADLLEAVSEPVSPVRADALSMPVRDGAADLVVCQALLINLPDPVAAVREFRRASSDLVAAVEPDNGAVTVDSTVPAEERLAARARERYVAGVPTDVTLGAVPGLFREAGLVDVETRRYDHARIVEPPYDERALEGARRKATASRLGSQRETLLAGGLTDDEYDALRADWRAMGRRVVEQMGRGEYRRREVVPFHVTVGRVP
- a CDS encoding deoxyribonuclease IV; its protein translation is MLRVGAHVSVAGGVHNAVENEVAVGGNCGQIFTHSPQVWQDPNIDDEEAAEFREGTAAHLDGPWVIHSSYLVNLCTPKDDLRAKSIASMQREVDAAEKLDIPYVNVHLGAHTGAGVETGLANAASALSELDVPHDVTVLVESDAGSGTKLGGEFEHLATVLDDSDQDLDVCLDTAHAFAAGYDLSTAKGAKDTLTEFDDVVGLEHLQCVHLNDSKHACGTHKDEHAHVGEGEIGVEGMKALVNDPRIEDVPLVLETPTEDGRGFEWNIERVRELRKD